From the genome of Podospora pseudoanserina strain CBS 124.78 chromosome 7 map unlocalized CBS124.78p_7.2, whole genome shotgun sequence, one region includes:
- the MDM34 gene encoding ERMES complex subunit (EggNog:ENOG503NY58; BUSCO:EOG09261S0S; COG:U) produces the protein MAFNFNWSPLTADAGFYERARDLLTTALNKSPKPPIIVDDIFVTEFNLGSVPPDLEILEIGDLAEDRFRGIFKMCYSGDAFLTLKTRVQANPLNTYLSGKPGFASPEPLSASSSLTIPLQITLSEIKLSAFIIVVFSKQKGLTLVFRNDPLESLKVSSTFDSIPFVRDYLQRTIEQKLRDLMMDELPAIIHRLSLQIWCPDQIIKEDEEQSKETVDHTVNPLSTPPLDAVDAEGHLLDPAAISELSLEAGTETQSLFSQKALFKLSSLTSTQETSSLFTPSIKEAMFRAWAGPSDRVDTASTPGPATPSLHRTTSYTNGTAHTYTFSDTASQDQGHLPSRPSMVSLNSATAGLSLGSGRHSKAGRKKKTRVVNLRAKTSSEGGSEAGESSETASTSTTPASEPIMSHPILEVPEEDTATNTNKVRFGGAHPRRPSFRNDREPAKVSEAAVPSIEISAPNTTQNQPSRQASPVDMKVPADWSRPRAPSEISPSVILEQAWVMKMAGEIARRVYDEKNRNPQFWEERDDTPPPAYQPRP, from the exons ATGGCCTTCAACTTCAACTGGTCGCCGCTCACGGCCGATGCCGGCTTTTACGAGCGCGCGCGCGACCTGCTCACAACCGCCCTGAACAAGTCTCCGAAGCCTcccatcatcgtcgatgATATCTTCGTGACCGAATTCAACCTTGGCTCCGTGCCACCAGACCTGGAGATTTTGGAGATTGGTGACCTGGCCGAAGACCGTTTCAGGGGAATTTTCAAAATGTGCTATTCCGGCGACGCCTTTCTGACGCTAAAAACGAGGGTGCAA GCAAACCCCCTCAATACCTACCTGTCGGGCAAGCCAGGTTTCGCATCGCCGGAGCCCCTGTCGGCGTCGTCCAGCCTCACCATCCCGCTTCAGATCACCCTGTCTGAGATCAAGCTCTCAGCCTTCATCATTGTGGTTTTCTCAAAGCAGAAGGGGCTGACGCTGGTCTTTCGAAATGACCCCCTCGAGTCTCTCAAGGTCTCGTCGACCTTTGACTCGATCCCGTTTGTCCGTGACTACCTTCAACGGACTATCGAGCAGAAGCTGCGGGatctgatgatggatgagtTGCCAGCCATCATCCACAGGCTCTCACTTCAGATCTGGTGCCCGGACCAAATCATtaaggaggacgaggagcagTCCAAGGAGACCGTAGATCACACTGTTAACCCGCTGTCGACACCTCCCCTGGATGCTGTTGACGCAGAGGGTCACCTTCTGGATCCTGCCGCCATCTCGGAATTGTCTCTGGAGGCGGGAACAGAAACACAGTCTCTGTTCTCACAAAAGGCCTTGTTCAAGCTCTCTTCGTTGACGTCCACGCAAGAAACGTCATCATTGTTCACCCCTTCGATCAAGGAAGCCATGTTCAGAGCCTGGGCGGGGCCATCAGATCGGGTTGACACAGCCAGCACACCCGGACCGGCAACCCCGAGCCTCCACCGGACCACTTCTTACACCAACGGGACCGCCCATACCTACACCTTTTCGGACACGGCGAGCCAGGATCAGGGCCATTTGCCCTCGAGACCGTCCATGGTTAGTCTCAATTCTGCCACGGCTGGCTTGTCTCTGGGCTCCGGACGGCATTCCAAGGCTGGCCGCAAAAAGAAGACCCGTGTGGTCAACTTGCGTGCCAAGACCTCGAGCGAAGGTGGCAGCGAGGCGGGCGAGTCCTCGGAGACAGCTTCCACCTCGACAACGCCCGCTTCGGAGCCCATCATGTCTCACCCCATTCTCGAGGTTCCCGAGGAGGACACGGCtacaaacaccaacaaggtGCGGTTCGGTGGTGCTCATCCGCGCAGACCATCATTCCGTAATGATCGTGAGCCTGCCAAGGTCTCGGAGGCTGCCGTCCCCTCGATCGAGATTAGCGcgcccaacaccacccagaACCAGCCTTCTCGTCAGGCGTCGCCTGTTGATATGAAGGTCCCAGCAGACTGGTCTCGGCCAAGAGCGCCATCGGAAATCTCCCCATCCGTCATTCTCGAGCAAGCgtgggtgatgaagatggccgGAGAGATTGCCCGCCGTGTATACGACGAAAAGAACCGCAATCCTCAGTTCTGGGAGGAAAGGGATGACACGCCCCCTCCTGCGTACCAGCCTAGGCCGTAA
- the IPK1 gene encoding Inositol-pentakisphosphate 2-kinase (EggNog:ENOG503P3VH; COG:F), whose amino-acid sequence MSQSASFSSDHIPDISGFYPEKWTIKFVNEGAANLVFEVRLPPSPPSTTGSHANGHSDIFQGHLLRVPKAGAKTFPYPELLQYWDSTITPLFPPENLVQHQLVKLGQSPSKVITILDELLAKAESGRRKDFRGTRVLPDAQYGMLIEDMRSQNPSDYFVEFKPKWLSPSPSQRTRCRNCAREAYRDHLDPSHHKAHRLGILCPLDFIACRSNRGSLENVLKHIVPASASPSHRNHLADWLRTNSLLPLLQQAQAKHDPSQGVNLELAMTLRDCSLFLRISTPQDGTGQPTRIEAKLADLDKKNAAKKKKHWEELERDLVEGGFYEGKEQPREETDCLLERAAN is encoded by the exons ATGTCTCAAAGCGCAAGCTTTTCGTCTGACCATATCCCGGACATTTCGGGTTTTTACCCTGAAAAATGGACCATCAAGTTCGTGAACGAGGGGGCCGCGAACCTGGTCTTTGAAGTGAGATTACCACCAAGTCCACCAAGCACGACAGGAAGCCACGCGAACGGGCACAGCGATATCTTCCAGG GACACCTCCTGCGCGTCCCAAAAGCTGGCGCCAAGACATTTCCGTACCCAGAGTTACTGCAGTATTGGGATTCAACCATCACGCCCCTATTCCCACCCGAAAATCTGGTCCAACATCAACTAGTCAAACTGGGCCAAAGCCCATCCAAAGTAATCACTATTcttgatgagcttcttgCCAAAGCGGAATCCGGCCGCCGCAAGGACTTCCGTGGCACCCGAGTACTCCCGGATGCCCAGTACGGCATGCTGATAGAGGATATGCGTTCTC AAAACCCAAGTGATTATTTTGTCGAGTTCAAACCAAAGTGGCTTTCGCCTTCACCATCGCAGCGCACACGCTGCCGCAACTGTGCCCGGGAAGCCTACCGTGATCACCTTgatccctcccaccacaagGCTCACCGCCTGGGCATCCTCTGTCCCCTGGACTTCATCGCCTGTCGGAGTAACCGGGGGAGTTTGGAAAACGTCTTGAAGCACATCGTCCCTGCGTCAGCCTCGCCGTCTCATCGCAATCACCTCGCCGACTGGTTGAGGACCAACAGTCTTCTGCCACTCCTGCAGCAAGCCCAGGCGAAACATGATCCGAGCCAGGGTGTTAACCTGGAGCTGGCAATGACGCTCCGGGACTGCAGCCTGTTTCTCAGGATATCCACCCCCCAAGATGGAACAGGGCAACCGACGAGGATAGAAGCCAAACTAGCCGACCTCGACAAAAAGAAcgccgccaagaagaagaagcactGGGAAGAGCTCGAGCGGGATCTTGTGGAAGGCGGGTTCTACGAGGGAAAGGAGCAGCCAAGGGAGGAGACGGACTGTTTACTTGAGCGGGCAGCTAATTAA
- a CDS encoding uncharacterized protein (EggNog:ENOG503P03V; COG:S) codes for MTPFPVLVHSYPTTPTKTLPLYEHPSPSPSPPNALIFLGGLGDGPHTVPYPLTLSHSLPPTLGFSLFQARLTSSFSAFGYSSLSQDCAEILSLVRYLRSELKKQTIVLMGHSTGCQDCMFYCTKLGELEPEEKVDGIVLQGPVSDREALVMSCCPAQLENSIAVAKKMAEEGKGEHVIDLDDMPDGWKGSPVTAYRWLSLATKGGDDDFFSSDFSDEELKTIWGELETPVLILPSEKDEWVPFKPAQVQSTVQKWASFCKPGVVSDFSGLIPGANHRVDNTEGEKWLVERVGKFLGSL; via the exons AtgacccccttccccgtcctGGTCCACTCCTaccccaccacaccaaccaaaaccctccccctctacgaacacccctccccctccccctcccccccaaacgccctcatcttcctcggcggcctAGGCGACGGGCCCCACACAGTCCCctaccccctcaccctctctcactccctccccccaaccctaggcttctccctcttccaagcccgtctcacctcctccttctccgccttcgggtactcctccctctctcaaGACTGCGCCGAAATCTTGTCTTTAGTCCGCTACCTCCGCTCTGAGCTCAAGAAACAGACGATCGTGCTGATGGGCCATTCCACCGGTTGCCAGGATTGCATGTTCTACTGCACCAAACTGGGAGAACTAgagccggaggagaaggttgatggGATTGTCCTCCAAGGCCCCGTGAGCGACAGGGAggcgttggtgatgagctgTTGCCCGGCACAGTTGGAGAACAGTATCGCGGTCGCGAAAAAGATggcagaggaggggaaaggggagcaTGTAATCGATCTAGACGACATGCCTGACGGTTGGAAGGGGAGTCCAGTTACTGCTTATCGGTGGTTATCCCTCGCTACGAAAGG GGGAGACGACGACTTTTTCAGCTCCGACTTCTccgacgaggagctcaagaccaTCTGGGGAGAGCTGGAAACACCGGTGTTGATCTTGCCCTCAGAAAAGGACGAGTGGGTGCCTTTCAAGCCGGCACAAGTCCAAAGCACGGTTCAAAAATGGGCGAGCTTTTGCAAGCCGGGGGTTGTGAGTGACTTCAGCGGGTTGATCCCGGGGGCGAATCACCGGGTTGATAACACGGAG GGGGAAAagtggttggtggagagggttgggaagTTTTTGGGGTCGTTGTAA
- a CDS encoding uncharacterized protein (EggNog:ENOG503P4IG), which produces MEKTATASAHSAAPSFQTHVEPDLHLQSKMKSLGTINTLRLGATALALGMSLTVLGTAGNTLRVYEETHVLTPHYLPLWPEHFNIRPTISLVVGSVFVILASIASLACSKITTLRNKTTLHTSTTLAAPVVGLIAALISVVFFYAANSSDTVDTFTSWTCRWRDVPMGQQPHWGTLCGQSYAGLYLAILLIPVEVVGLGLGVWEKRVGGYVEGYQGARKSPALS; this is translated from the exons ATGGAGAAAACAGCCACAGCCTCCGCCCACTCAGCGGCCCCCTCGTTCCAAACCCACGTCGAACCcgacctccacctccaatcCAAAATGAAGTCCCTCGGCacaatcaacaccctccGACTAGGcgccaccgccctcgccctaGGCATGAGCCTCACCGTCCTGGGAACGGCGGGCAACACCCTCCGCGTCTACGAGGAAACCCACGTCCTGACGCCTCACTACCTCCCCCTCTGGCCAGAGCATTTCAACATCCGACCtaccatctccctcgtcgtTGGCAGCGTGTTTGTCATCCTCGCCAGTATTGCCTCTCTGGCCTGCTCCAAGATCACCACT TTGAGGAATAAAACAACCCTccacacctccaccaccctcgccgcaCCAGTCGTGGGGTTAATCGCGGCGCTGATCTCGGTTGTCTTCTTCTACGCGGCGAATTCGTCGGACACGGTGGACACGTTTACTTCTTGGACTTGCAGGTGGAGGGATGTGCCCAtggggcagcagccgcaTTGGGGGACGTTGTGCGGGCAGAGTTATGCGGGGTTGTATCTGGCTATTCTGCTGATTccggttgaggtggtggggttggggttgggggtttgggagaagagggtgggcGGTTATGTGGAGGGGTATCAGGGGGCTAGGAAGAGTCCTGCTTTGTCTTAA
- a CDS encoding uncharacterized protein (EggNog:ENOG503NZI7; COG:S): MSRSLSQQAAADKAPVMTPRRLAPGGQRELSFAERKAQDTPPSTSSPATATGDILVRPGRKRHSRPDLVKQQNTVNFFEDAFAVSEGNTARERVHGDAIVMAEVKTNVIISDEFTLITELSYHLSTRYQRPVSSIVVTLQHGACMLFGGTFDPAYVMSIYALPSQLLPTTNKRNAALIQKHMEEAIGVVPARGFLRFVPTKEEHLACNGKTMAGEIEELEKTMNGIGLGGANVTLDEAQGAISRGLKARGKLSARPMASFRSLSAAGFHARELTPPTSADEALPTIPGSPSTSPGAAQPGVGDKEGLPREEDQPRTARKKKSFVAAIFGRSGSVKKPGHRSSLPVIRDSG; the protein is encoded by the exons ATGAGCCGATCGCTGTCGCAACAGGCTGCGGCCGACAAGGCGCCCGTCATGACCCCTAGAAGGTTGGCACCGGGAGGTCAAAGAGAATTGTCGTTTGCCGAGCGCAAAGCACAGGACACACCTCCTTCGACATCGTCTCCGGCAACTGCAACCGGAGACATACTGGTTCGTCCAGGGCGCAAAAGACACTCGAGGCCGGATCTCGTCAAGCAGCAGAACACCGTCAACTTCTTTGAAGACGCTTTTGCCGTGTCCGAGGGCAACACGGCCCGGGAAAGGGTACATGGGGATGCCATTGTCATGGCCGAGGTCAAGACGAATGTCATC ATCAGTGACGAGTTCACTCTCATCACCGAACTCTCGTATCACCTATCCACACGGTATCAGCGCCCTGTCTCCTCCATCGTCGTCACCTTGCAGCACGGAGCCTGCATGCTTTTCGGAGGGACCTTTGACCCAGCCTACGTGATGTCGATATATGCGCTACCGTCGCAACTATTGCCGACAACCAATAAGCGAAATGCGGCATTGATCCAGAAACACATGGAAGAAGCGATAGGAGTAGTACCAGCGAGGGGCTTCCTGAGGTTCGTCCCTACCAAGGAAGAACATTTGGCATGCAACGGTAAGACGATGGCTGGGGAgatcgaggagctggaaaagacAATGAATGGAATAGGTCTCGGAGGCGCCAACGTGACACTGGATGAGGCACAGGGAGCCATATCCAGAGGCTTGAAGGCCAGGGGGAAGCTGAGTGCCAGG CCTATGGCAAGCTTTCGATCATTATCAGCGGCAGGGTTCCATGCCAGAGAACTtacaccacccaccagcgCTGACGAGGCGCTTCCAACCATTCCAGGCTCACCCTCGACGTCGCCGGGGGCAGCTCAACCTGGCGTCGGAGATAAGGAAGGGCTTCCACGAGAGGAGGATCAGCCCAGGACAGCACGTAAGAAGAAGAGCTTTGTGGCTGCCATTTTCGGCCGGTCAGGTAGTGTCAAAAAGCCGGGGCATCGCTCCTCATTGCCGGTGATACGTGATTCAGGCTGA
- the GTR2 gene encoding GTP-binding protein gtr2 (BUSCO:EOG09263274; COG:U; EggNog:ENOG503NVBT) gives MYSTGGNGGGASRDNGEDLDSQPLRPRPIRFISPAALNLSRVYEQNRQRIQKKDGPKVPDPTTPQTKGKPRLLLMGQRRSGKSSISSVVFHKLPASETLFLESTARIQKDSLNSFMEFQVWDFPGQIDIFENPAYSFDMDAIFGEIGALIWVIDAQDDYLEAVTRLNITILHVQRSYPHINIEVFIHKVDGLSDDYKLDIQRDVTIRIQDELSDQGIENAPVNFHLTSIYNHSIFEAFSKVIQKLIPRLGQLEAMLTNLCRTCRFEKAYLFDVNTKIYIATDSTPEDMASYEICSDYVDVIIDFTEVYGSWPRTQQWRDRLEGEPWSQPLEDQVACEWAESGMVLADAQRPIMLREVDRFLALVAIMKEGSYEKMPQINMNVDVVVKGLTEFFEITKPRGGGGGVVGGQGGERVVSPGAAPAL, from the exons ATGTATTCTACCGGTGGCAATGGGGGCGGTGCTTCGAGGGACAACGGAGAGGATCTGGACTCGCAGCCTCTACGCCCTCGTCCGATCAGGTTTATCAGTCCAGCAGCGCTAAATCTTTCTCGTGTTTATGAACAGAACCGGCAACGAATCCAAAAGAAAGATGGGCCAAAAGTGCCTGACCCGACGACGCCCCAGACGAAGGGGAAGCCTCGCCTGTTGTTAATGGGACAAAGGAG GAGTGGGAAGTCGTCCATCTCGAGCGTGGTGTTTCACAAGTTGCCAGCGAGCGAGACATTGTTTCTCGAGTCGACGGCCAGAATTCAAAAAGACAGTCTCAA CTCTTTTATGGAGTTTCAGGTTTGGGATTTTCCAGGTCAGATCGACATCTTTGAAAACCCAGCCTATTCGTTCGACATGGACGCCATCTTTGGCGAGATTGGGGCTCTCATTTGGGTCATTGACGCCCAAGACGACTATCTCGAAGCCGTGACCCGGCTCAATATCACCATTCTCCACGTCCAACGAAGCTACCCTCACATCAATATCGAGGTCTTCATCCACAAGGTTGACGGCCTTAGTGACGACTACAAGCTGGATATCCAGCGCGATGTGACGATACGGATTCAGGACGAGCTGTCGGACCAGGGGATCGAAAACGCGCCTGTCAACTTCCACCTCACCAGCATCTACAACCACAGCATCTTTGAGGCCTTTAGCAAGGTCATCCAGAAGCTCATCCCTAGATTGGGTCAGCTCGAGGCGATGCTGACGAACCTCTGCCGGACGTGCCGGTTCGAAAAGGCCTATCTCTTCGACGTCAACACGAAGATCTACATTGCGACGGACTCGACCCCCGAGGACATGGCCAGCTACGAAATCTGCTCTGATTATGTGGATGTTATAATTGACTTTACCGAAGTTTATGggagctggccgaggacGCAGCAGTGGAGGGAcaggctggagggggagccgTGGTCGCAGCCGCTGGAGGATCAGGTGGCGTGCGAGTGGGCCGAGAGCGGGATGGTGCTTGCCGACGCGCAGAGGCCGATCAtgctgagggaggtggacaGGTTTCTGGCGCTGGTGGCGATCATGAAGGAGGGGAGTTATGAGAAGATGCCGCAGATTAACATGaatgttgatgtggtggtgaaggggctGACGGAGTTTTTTGAGATTACGAAgccgagggggggaggagggggagtggttggggggcagggaggggagagggttgtTAGTCCtggtgctgctcctgctctgTGA